In Sphingobacterium thalpophilum, a genomic segment contains:
- a CDS encoding 7-carboxy-7-deazaguanine synthase QueE — MSNQVPEDGTLLPLMEEFYTIQGEGYHTGTAAYFIRLGGCDVGCHWCDVKESWDASIHPLTTADSIIENAKKYPAKTVVITGGEPLIYNLDYLTKGLHEAGIKTFIETSGAYPLSGEWDWICLSPKKFKAPRKDVLEAAGELKVIVFNKSDFAWGEEYAQLVGPNCRLYLQPEWSKSKEMTPSIIDYVKENPKWDISLQTHKFLNIP, encoded by the coding sequence ATGTCAAATCAAGTACCAGAAGACGGAACACTATTACCCTTAATGGAAGAATTTTACACCATTCAGGGAGAAGGCTACCACACCGGGACTGCTGCTTATTTCATACGATTGGGTGGTTGCGATGTAGGTTGCCACTGGTGCGATGTGAAGGAAAGTTGGGATGCATCTATCCACCCCCTTACAACCGCAGATTCGATTATCGAAAATGCAAAGAAATATCCGGCAAAAACAGTTGTCATTACGGGTGGCGAACCACTTATTTATAATTTGGATTACCTAACAAAAGGACTTCATGAGGCGGGCATTAAAACGTTTATTGAAACCTCAGGTGCATATCCTTTGAGTGGCGAATGGGACTGGATATGTTTATCTCCAAAAAAATTCAAAGCACCACGCAAAGATGTGTTAGAAGCTGCTGGTGAACTTAAAGTTATCGTTTTCAATAAAAGCGATTTCGCTTGGGGAGAAGAATATGCACAACTTGTAGGGCCAAACTGCAGATTATACCTTCAACCTGAATGGTCGAAATCTAAAGAAATGACGCCTTCTATTATTGATTACGTAAAAGAAAACCCTAAATGGGATATTTCACTACAAACACATAAGTTTTTAAACATTCCTTAA
- the thrS gene encoding threonine--tRNA ligase: MIKITLPDGSVRDYQQGITAAEIALSISEGLARNVLAAEVNGEVWDSARAIENDATVKLLTWNDTKGKSTFWHSSAHLLAEALEALYPGIKFGIGPAIETGFYYDVDFGDREFSSDDFKAIEDKMLELAKRKETFERKAVSKSDALAYFTEKGDEYKLDLIKDLEDGKITFYTQGEFTDLCRGPHIPNTGFIKAIKLTNVAGAYWRGDESRKQLTRIYGVTFPKASELTEYLKFIEEAKKRDHRKLGKELELFAFSEKVGAGLPLWLPKGAALRQKLIDFLQKAQLNSGYEPVVTPHIGHKQLYVTSGHYEKYGADSFQPIKTPIEGEEFLLKPMNCPHHCEIYKVKPRSYKDLPVRFAEFGTVYRYEQSGELHGLTRVRGFTQDDAHLFCRPDQVKDEFKKVIDLVLYVFGALGFNDYTAQVSLRDPENRTKYIGTDENWALAESAIIEAAEEKGLPTVVEYGEAAFYGPKLDFMVKDALGRKWQLGTIQVDYNLPERFELEYTGSDNMKHRPVMIHRAPFGSLERFVAVLIEHCAGQFPLWLAPEQFIVLPVSEKYEEYAQNVLNSLNNSDIRGLIDLRDEKVGRKIRDAEVKKLPYMLIVGEKEVENGTVSVRKHGSVELGTMTAEAFRDILIKEITV, translated from the coding sequence ATGATTAAAATTACACTACCGGATGGTTCCGTAAGAGATTATCAACAAGGGATCACTGCTGCAGAGATTGCGTTATCAATCTCAGAAGGGCTTGCAAGAAACGTCCTTGCTGCCGAAGTAAATGGTGAAGTGTGGGATTCTGCCCGTGCTATTGAAAATGACGCTACTGTCAAGTTATTGACCTGGAATGATACCAAAGGTAAATCCACTTTTTGGCATTCTTCAGCACACTTGTTGGCTGAGGCTTTGGAGGCATTGTATCCTGGGATTAAATTTGGTATTGGTCCCGCGATTGAAACCGGATTTTACTACGATGTTGATTTTGGTGATCGTGAATTCTCGTCTGATGACTTTAAAGCGATCGAAGACAAGATGTTGGAGCTGGCTAAACGGAAAGAAACATTTGAACGTAAAGCTGTTTCGAAATCGGATGCATTGGCTTACTTTACTGAAAAAGGAGATGAGTATAAGCTAGATTTAATCAAAGACTTGGAAGATGGAAAGATTACTTTCTATACACAGGGGGAATTTACAGATTTATGTCGCGGCCCTCATATTCCGAATACTGGGTTTATCAAAGCGATTAAATTGACTAATGTTGCCGGTGCTTACTGGAGAGGTGATGAGTCTCGCAAACAGTTGACACGTATTTATGGTGTTACGTTCCCTAAGGCATCGGAGCTTACAGAATATTTGAAATTTATAGAAGAGGCGAAAAAACGCGATCACCGTAAACTGGGGAAAGAGTTGGAACTTTTTGCTTTTTCTGAAAAGGTTGGTGCAGGTTTGCCTCTTTGGTTGCCTAAAGGAGCTGCATTACGTCAAAAGCTGATAGACTTCTTACAGAAAGCACAGTTAAACTCAGGGTATGAGCCTGTTGTTACTCCGCATATCGGACATAAGCAATTATATGTGACTTCTGGGCACTATGAGAAATATGGCGCGGATTCATTTCAACCAATAAAAACTCCTATCGAAGGAGAAGAGTTTTTGTTAAAACCAATGAACTGTCCGCATCACTGTGAAATTTATAAAGTAAAACCGCGCTCGTATAAGGACTTACCGGTTCGATTTGCTGAGTTTGGTACTGTATATCGTTACGAACAGTCTGGTGAGCTTCACGGTTTAACAAGGGTGCGTGGGTTTACTCAGGATGATGCCCATTTATTTTGTCGTCCAGATCAGGTTAAAGATGAATTCAAAAAGGTAATCGATTTAGTACTTTATGTTTTTGGAGCCTTAGGCTTTAATGATTATACAGCACAAGTGTCGTTACGTGATCCTGAGAATCGTACGAAGTATATTGGTACTGACGAAAACTGGGCTTTGGCTGAATCTGCAATTATTGAAGCGGCGGAGGAAAAAGGCTTGCCGACAGTCGTAGAGTATGGTGAAGCGGCTTTCTATGGTCCAAAATTGGATTTTATGGTGAAGGATGCTTTAGGTCGTAAATGGCAGTTAGGTACTATACAGGTGGATTACAATTTGCCTGAGCGCTTTGAGTTGGAATATACAGGAAGTGATAACATGAAACATCGCCCTGTGATGATTCACCGGGCACCTTTTGGATCTTTGGAGCGTTTTGTAGCTGTACTGATCGAACATTGTGCTGGACAATTCCCATTATGGCTTGCACCTGAGCAATTTATAGTCTTGCCAGTGTCAGAAAAATATGAAGAATATGCTCAAAATGTTTTGAATTCGCTAAATAATTCCGATATTCGCGGACTGATAGACTTACGTGACGAGAAAGTGGGCAGAAAAATCAGAGACGCCGAAGTGAAAAAGCTTCCTTATATGTTGATTGTAGGGGAAAAAGAGGTGGAAAATGGCACAGTTTCTGTACGTAAACATGGCTCAGTGGAATTAGGAACTATGACTGCTGAGGCATTTAGAGATATATTAATTAAGGAAATAACCGTTTAA
- the infC gene encoding translation initiation factor IF-3 → MALKRPGGPRPPMRKKEPDHRINELIKVPEVRLVGDNVEQGVFPTRKALELADELELDLVEISPNAVPPVCKIIDYSKFVYEQKKKQKEIKANAKQTVIKEIRFGPNSGEHDFEFKLKHAIKFLESGEKVRAYVHFKGRAIVHKDQGEILLLRFAQALEDYGKVELLPKLEGKRMFLTVAPKAPKK, encoded by the coding sequence TTGGCATTAAAAAGACCCGGTGGTCCAAGACCACCAATGAGAAAGAAAGAACCAGATCACCGCATTAATGAGTTAATCAAAGTACCTGAGGTACGTTTGGTAGGAGATAATGTGGAACAAGGAGTTTTCCCTACGCGCAAAGCGTTAGAGTTGGCTGATGAGTTGGAACTTGATTTAGTGGAGATTTCGCCAAATGCTGTACCGCCGGTTTGTAAGATTATCGACTACAGTAAGTTTGTTTACGAACAGAAGAAGAAACAAAAGGAAATCAAAGCTAATGCAAAACAGACTGTTATTAAAGAAATCCGTTTCGGACCTAACTCTGGTGAGCATGATTTTGAGTTCAAATTGAAGCATGCGATTAAGTTTCTTGAAAGTGGAGAGAAAGTTCGTGCTTATGTACACTTCAAAGGTCGTGCTATTGTACACAAGGATCAAGGTGAAATCTTGTTGTTACGCTTTGCTCAGGCTTTAGAGGATTACGGTAAAGTAGAGCTTTTACCGAAATTAGAAGGTAAGCGCATGTTTTTAACAGTAGCTCCAAAGGCTCCTAAAAAATAA
- the rpmI gene encoding 50S ribosomal protein L35 yields the protein MPKVKTNSSAKKRFKLTGTGKIARKNAFKSHILTKKSTKRKRNLTQTSYVSDGDMGNVKRMLAIGK from the coding sequence ATGCCAAAAGTTAAAACCAATTCCAGCGCAAAGAAACGTTTCAAATTGACTGGAACAGGTAAAATTGCAAGAAAAAACGCTTTCAAAAGCCACATCTTGACAAAAAAGAGCACAAAACGTAAACGTAACTTAACACAAACAAGTTATGTATCTGATGGCGATATGGGCAACGTAAAACGTATGCTTGCTATCGGTAAATAA
- the rplT gene encoding 50S ribosomal protein L20, translating into MPRSVNAVASRRRRKKILGLAKGYFGSRSKVYTIAKNTVEKGLQYAYRDRKTKKREFRALWIQRINAGARQHGISYSQLIGKLNAKNIGLNRKVLADLALNNPEAFKAVVDAVK; encoded by the coding sequence ATGCCACGTTCGGTTAACGCAGTAGCTTCTAGAAGAAGACGCAAAAAAATCCTAGGCCTTGCAAAAGGTTACTTTGGATCACGTAGCAAAGTTTATACTATTGCTAAAAATACAGTAGAAAAAGGTTTACAATATGCTTACCGCGATCGTAAAACCAAAAAACGCGAGTTTAGAGCTTTATGGATTCAACGTATCAACGCTGGAGCTCGTCAACACGGAATTTCTTATTCCCAATTGATCGGTAAATTAAACGCTAAAAACATTGGTTTGAACCGTAAGGTTTTAGCTGACTTAGCTTTAAATAACCCAGAAGCTTTCAAAGCAGTTGTAGACGCAGTAAAATAG
- a CDS encoding DUF3060 domain-containing protein, which yields MKLRTITVGFSLLLIGSLVMAAKEPVSKALTNDVVNQQGKVISIEGVNNNRTIEAKGGEIVQIEGADNKVVIRGNVSKLIIEGKGNTVTGNDITTVTIEGADNMVNIGSVETVQIEGVKNHVHYKSTKNKSGQVKVSTEGADNMVMKMK from the coding sequence ATGAAACTAAGAACAATTACAGTTGGATTTTCACTTCTTTTGATCGGAAGTTTGGTGATGGCGGCCAAAGAGCCAGTTTCTAAGGCTCTAACGAACGATGTGGTTAATCAGCAGGGAAAAGTTATCTCAATTGAAGGGGTGAACAATAATCGTACGATAGAGGCCAAAGGGGGGGAGATTGTACAAATAGAAGGTGCTGACAATAAAGTTGTGATCCGTGGCAATGTGAGTAAATTGATTATTGAGGGGAAGGGGAATACTGTAACAGGGAATGACATCACAACGGTGACGATAGAGGGGGCAGACAATATGGTTAATATTGGTTCAGTAGAGACTGTTCAAATTGAGGGAGTCAAAAACCATGTCCATTATAAGTCTACGAAGAACAAATCTGGTCAGGTAAAAGTGTCTACTGAAGGCGCGGATAATATGGTGATGAAAATGAAATAA
- a CDS encoding DUF2569 family protein, with translation MVPHGRKLQFKSFNGAPEVQQQSTGNTTNYFWELTADKTIQYEDYSPSWYSPLKYIQCSEFNTWQEVDQWNRKINPIPQIATTSTLQTFVNQLWKESKGQPYTYLKKACDFVQNEIRYMGIEMGEYSHRANVPEKVFSQRYGDCKDKSMLLATMLKNKNIDVGLVLANTYKNRGLQEELPSPYAFNHMVIEVNIGGRSQYIDPTITNQGGDIKNRYFPAYGKVLSTMGSGKLTDVPQHVTGNIKVKETLTMEGKFEATLDVHTTYVGNEADDMRTYFQSSAKNDVQKQYLEYYAKIYPKINKIGNIQYRDDIENNIVEIIEKYKIKSIGKIESGSTKKYIPLLGTNINDRLPEITEDRIAPLSLSFPTDLIYEMYIVNKGKQEFGNYRNNSYFDRTAYVFGKTLEVKQDSMKVAYTLSFHEPFVEQKDLKQYYTDFTDRDNIFYNGFYLDNDGYVIDGIPRLGTPSSVNEINWFSLILFILLLSSLLWYIAKRYSKSKPFIIKPYNEIYHDQIGGWMIFLLLLIATSIFTKFTFLFFRESFFNLNTWRAIDHIDGGAPTFYKMLLISEMTAHLLILVGFVYSFILMIKKRDIFAQTFFLVTLFMAIFYLVHAIGYHYMSKQYMGITDDSFSNYTDHIRAMLFFCIWGTYVYKSERVKGTCVRPYQNDGIMQKAATGHPFDQDFLKPYSMMKQEENEAGAEFQSQSDRADRSHPEHDQDKP, from the coding sequence ATTGTACCCCATGGTCGCAAACTGCAGTTTAAGAGTTTCAATGGCGCACCTGAGGTACAGCAACAGTCAACAGGAAATACAACAAATTATTTCTGGGAGCTGACGGCGGACAAAACAATTCAGTACGAAGATTATAGTCCGTCGTGGTACAGCCCTTTAAAATATATCCAATGCTCGGAATTCAATACCTGGCAGGAAGTTGATCAATGGAACCGTAAAATTAATCCCATTCCACAAATAGCAACCACAAGTACACTTCAAACCTTCGTCAATCAACTTTGGAAAGAGTCCAAAGGGCAACCCTATACGTACTTGAAAAAGGCCTGCGACTTTGTACAAAATGAGATACGCTATATGGGTATTGAGATGGGAGAATATTCCCACCGGGCAAATGTTCCAGAAAAAGTATTTTCCCAGCGCTACGGCGATTGTAAAGATAAATCAATGCTACTGGCCACAATGCTCAAAAACAAGAATATTGATGTAGGACTCGTATTAGCCAATACCTATAAGAATAGAGGCCTGCAGGAAGAACTCCCCTCGCCTTATGCTTTCAACCATATGGTTATTGAAGTTAATATTGGTGGACGTTCCCAATATATTGACCCAACCATAACCAATCAGGGTGGAGATATCAAAAACAGGTATTTCCCAGCTTATGGAAAAGTACTCTCGACTATGGGTAGTGGAAAGCTTACAGACGTACCGCAGCATGTTACCGGCAATATTAAAGTCAAGGAAACATTGACAATGGAAGGCAAATTTGAGGCCACCCTTGATGTCCACACAACTTATGTTGGGAATGAAGCGGACGATATGCGTACTTACTTTCAAAGCAGTGCCAAAAATGACGTACAGAAGCAATACTTGGAGTATTATGCCAAGATCTATCCGAAGATCAATAAAATTGGAAATATACAATACAGAGATGATATAGAAAACAATATCGTGGAGATCATCGAAAAGTATAAAATAAAAAGCATTGGAAAAATAGAAAGCGGATCTACTAAAAAATATATTCCTTTGTTAGGGACAAATATCAATGATAGGCTTCCAGAGATCACGGAAGATCGTATTGCCCCCCTCAGCCTTTCTTTTCCAACCGATCTAATCTACGAGATGTATATTGTCAATAAAGGAAAACAGGAATTTGGCAATTACCGAAACAATAGTTATTTCGACCGGACTGCATATGTTTTCGGTAAAACACTGGAAGTAAAGCAAGATAGTATGAAGGTTGCATACACGTTAAGTTTCCACGAACCCTTTGTCGAGCAAAAAGACCTAAAACAGTACTATACAGATTTTACAGATCGTGATAATATCTTTTACAATGGTTTCTATCTTGACAATGACGGTTACGTAATAGATGGGATACCTCGGTTAGGAACACCTTCTTCAGTCAATGAGATTAACTGGTTTTCATTAATTCTATTTATTTTATTACTATCATCCTTGCTTTGGTATATCGCAAAAAGGTACAGTAAGAGCAAACCTTTTATCATCAAACCCTATAACGAAATTTATCATGACCAAATTGGGGGCTGGATGATTTTTTTACTTCTTTTAATAGCTACAAGCATATTTACGAAATTCACTTTTCTTTTCTTTAGGGAGTCCTTTTTCAACCTTAATACCTGGCGGGCGATAGACCATATCGATGGTGGTGCACCTACATTCTATAAAATGCTACTCATATCTGAAATGACAGCTCATCTTTTAATTCTGGTCGGGTTCGTTTATAGTTTCATCCTTATGATCAAAAAAAGGGATATTTTTGCCCAGACATTTTTTCTAGTTACTTTGTTTATGGCTATATTCTATCTCGTCCATGCAATAGGATACCATTATATGTCCAAACAATATATGGGTATCACGGATGATTCATTTTCAAATTATACAGATCACATCAGAGCGATGCTTTTCTTCTGCATTTGGGGAACTTATGTCTATAAATCGGAACGCGTAAAGGGCACCTGTGTCCGGCCATATCAGAACGATGGGATTATGCAGAAGGCTGCGACAGGGCATCCTTTTGATCAAGATTTTCTAAAGCCTTATTCAATGATGAAACAAGAAGAAAACGAAGCTGGAGCGGAATTTCAATCCCAGAGCGATAGAGCTGATCGCAGTCATCCCGAGCACGATCAAGACAAACCATAG
- a CDS encoding DUF3857 domain-containing protein, with protein MKRFSHLLFAFVLVLAAFSWSFSQTTIQKTASPAWLRSTTKKAIKPNLDDISDGYYYELIEHQINLATQTKYYKDIKVLFDQTGIENLGQVQVTFDPHFQKLQLHELKVIRNGKDINLLPQAKFKLLAAETELSRSIYNGSQMAHYVLEDLRKDDKIVFAYSIIGANPVFDRNFSTVITYRGMNSLGWSISTILYPMVANCSLRVSMAHLRYSNSQQEIQQIISGS; from the coding sequence ATGAAAAGATTTAGCCATCTTCTATTTGCCTTTGTACTCGTACTAGCTGCATTTTCCTGGTCTTTTAGCCAAACAACTATCCAAAAAACAGCATCGCCAGCTTGGCTGCGCTCCACTACAAAAAAGGCCATAAAGCCAAATTTGGATGATATTAGTGATGGATATTACTATGAGTTAATCGAACATCAAATAAACTTAGCTACCCAAACGAAATATTATAAGGACATCAAAGTTCTCTTTGATCAGACTGGAATCGAAAATCTGGGACAAGTTCAGGTAACCTTTGACCCGCATTTCCAAAAACTTCAACTACATGAGCTAAAGGTTATTCGTAACGGCAAAGATATTAACCTATTACCGCAGGCAAAATTTAAGCTGCTTGCCGCTGAAACGGAGCTTTCGAGATCCATCTACAACGGAAGCCAGATGGCCCATTATGTTTTGGAGGATTTACGTAAAGACGACAAGATTGTATTCGCTTATTCAATAATAGGTGCAAATCCGGTATTTGACAGAAATTTTTCGACAGTTATTACTTACAGGGGTATGAACTCACTGGGCTGGTCCATCTCAACTATATTGTACCCCATGGTCGCAAACTGCAGTTTAAGAGTTTCAATGGCGCACCTGAGGTACAGCAACAGTCAACAGGAAATACAACAAATTATTTCTGGGAGCTGA
- the rimK gene encoding 30S ribosomal protein S6--L-glutamate ligase, producing MKIAVLSTVKSLYSTRRLVEAAQQRGHECVVIDHSKCYVGIQQGKPSIHYKGQDLSDIDAIIPRIGASVTFYGSAIVRQFEVMDVISANPSQAITRSRDKLRCLQILSGAGIGLPITGFARTASDVDDLISMVGGAPLVIKLLEGTQGIGVVLAETKKAASSVIEAFYGLGNNILIQEFIKESKGSDIRAFVVDGKVVGAMKRTAKEGEFRSNIHRGGTAQIIRLSKAERETAIAAAAQLGLTVCGVDMIPSDRGPLVLEVNSSPGLEGIEKATKKDIASEIIQYIERQYESKQAQMPKVVKKKKKRESKL from the coding sequence GTGAAAATTGCCGTATTATCGACAGTAAAGAGTTTATACTCGACTCGTCGTCTCGTAGAAGCCGCACAGCAAAGAGGACACGAATGTGTTGTCATTGATCACAGCAAGTGTTATGTCGGTATTCAGCAAGGTAAACCAAGTATCCATTATAAAGGACAGGATCTGAGTGATATTGATGCCATTATTCCCCGAATAGGCGCATCGGTAACATTCTATGGATCTGCCATCGTTAGACAATTTGAGGTCATGGATGTCATTTCTGCGAATCCCAGTCAAGCCATTACGCGATCTCGTGACAAATTAAGGTGTCTACAAATTTTATCCGGTGCTGGTATCGGCTTACCTATTACAGGCTTTGCACGTACAGCTTCCGATGTGGACGACCTTATTAGCATGGTTGGTGGAGCCCCATTAGTTATCAAATTATTAGAAGGCACGCAAGGTATTGGGGTGGTACTTGCAGAGACAAAGAAAGCTGCTTCATCCGTTATTGAAGCGTTCTACGGCCTTGGCAATAACATCCTTATCCAAGAGTTTATCAAAGAATCAAAAGGCTCAGATATCCGGGCTTTTGTAGTCGACGGCAAAGTTGTTGGAGCGATGAAACGCACAGCCAAAGAGGGCGAGTTTCGGTCAAATATCCATCGGGGTGGCACTGCCCAGATTATCCGGTTAAGTAAAGCAGAAAGAGAAACAGCAATCGCTGCTGCCGCACAATTAGGACTTACGGTTTGCGGTGTCGATATGATTCCTTCTGACAGAGGCCCTCTGGTACTGGAAGTAAACTCATCTCCAGGTTTGGAAGGCATCGAAAAAGCGACAAAAAAAGATATTGCCTCAGAAATTATACAATATATTGAGCGACAATATGAATCAAAACAGGCTCAAATGCCTAAAGTCGTTAAGAAAAAGAAAAAAAGAGAAAGTAAATTATAA
- a CDS encoding RimK/LysX family protein: protein MKEKLLVGWKETLDLPELGIYGIEAKVDTGAASSVLHCNSYKIVNEDDQDWIICELIINFETKETKTLKLKLYRTKLVKSSFGQEEKRYYIRTTATLYNQVFSIKISFRNRSQMTYPMLLGKNFLNKRFLVDVSKENLSEKTLVK, encoded by the coding sequence ATGAAAGAAAAACTTCTTGTGGGCTGGAAAGAGACCCTTGATTTACCTGAATTGGGAATATATGGTATAGAAGCAAAAGTCGATACCGGCGCCGCTTCATCGGTGCTACACTGCAACTCGTACAAGATCGTTAACGAGGATGATCAGGACTGGATTATCTGCGAGCTGATCATAAATTTTGAGACAAAAGAGACGAAAACGCTAAAGTTAAAGCTCTATAGAACAAAACTCGTAAAAAGTTCTTTTGGCCAAGAAGAAAAACGTTACTACATCCGCACAACGGCAACATTATATAACCAAGTCTTTAGCATTAAAATCTCCTTTAGAAATAGATCACAAATGACTTACCCTATGCTTTTGGGTAAAAATTTCTTAAACAAAAGGTTTTTGGTTGATGTTTCCAAAGAAAATCTCTCGGAGAAGACCTTGGTAAAATAA
- a CDS encoding AIR synthase related protein — MSDLKYNQRGVSAGKEDVHNAIKNIDKGLFPKAFCKIIPDILGGDPDWCNIMHADGAGTKSSLAYVYWKETGDISVWKGIAQDAIIMNIDDLLCVGAIDNILLSSTIGRNKNLIPGEVIAEIINGTEEILSELRGLGIGIYSTGGETADVGDLVRTIIVDSTVTCRMKREDVISNHRIKGGNVIVGLASNGKATYEQSYNGGMGSNGLTSARHDVFNKKVAEKYPEAYDPAVPYELVFAGSQNLTNEIEVETGEKITAGKLVLSATRTYAPVIKQILDKYRSQIDGMVHCSGGAQTKVLHFVDNVHVIKDNLFPIPPLFALIQKESNTDWKEMYKVFNMGHRMELYVPESIASDIIAISESFGIPAQIIGRVEESASKKVTITSPYGEFIYE; from the coding sequence ATGTCAGATTTAAAATACAATCAACGAGGCGTATCCGCAGGGAAAGAGGATGTGCACAATGCGATAAAAAATATAGATAAGGGTCTGTTTCCCAAAGCATTTTGCAAAATAATTCCAGATATTTTGGGTGGAGACCCAGACTGGTGTAATATTATGCATGCGGATGGTGCTGGTACTAAATCTTCATTAGCGTATGTCTATTGGAAAGAAACTGGTGATATTTCAGTTTGGAAAGGTATCGCACAAGACGCAATTATCATGAATATTGATGACTTACTTTGTGTGGGTGCCATCGATAACATTCTTTTATCCTCAACGATTGGCAGAAATAAAAATCTCATTCCTGGAGAGGTGATTGCAGAAATCATCAATGGCACAGAAGAGATTCTGTCTGAACTTCGAGGTTTGGGAATCGGCATCTATTCTACAGGAGGCGAAACCGCCGACGTTGGCGACCTTGTTCGCACCATCATTGTTGATAGTACAGTAACCTGTCGGATGAAACGTGAAGACGTTATTTCAAACCACCGCATCAAAGGCGGTAACGTTATTGTAGGCTTAGCATCGAATGGAAAAGCAACCTATGAACAGTCGTACAATGGCGGAATGGGTTCCAATGGACTAACTTCTGCACGTCATGATGTATTTAACAAAAAAGTAGCTGAAAAATATCCTGAAGCGTATGATCCAGCTGTTCCTTACGAACTAGTTTTCGCGGGAAGCCAAAATCTTACAAATGAAATCGAAGTTGAAACTGGAGAAAAAATAACCGCAGGTAAGCTAGTCCTTTCCGCTACACGTACTTATGCGCCTGTTATCAAACAGATACTAGACAAGTACCGTTCACAAATTGACGGAATGGTACATTGCTCAGGTGGAGCGCAAACCAAGGTCTTGCACTTCGTCGATAATGTGCATGTCATCAAAGATAATCTTTTCCCGATTCCACCTCTTTTTGCGTTAATACAGAAAGAATCCAATACTGACTGGAAAGAAATGTACAAAGTATTCAATATGGGACACCGTATGGAATTATATGTACCTGAATCGATTGCATCGGATATCATCGCCATTTCAGAGTCATTCGGGATTCCGGCCCAGATCATAGGCCGTGTAGAGGAATCTGCATCCAAAAAAGTAACTATAACCTCCCCTTACGGAGAATTTATCTACGAATAA
- a CDS encoding DNA-deoxyinosine glycosylase: MRKRSFLPLVNSTTEILILGSLPGDKSLAENEYYAHPQNRFWKVITSLFNAPEQTNYTEKIDLLLRNNIGLWDVCAEASRPGSMDLAIQNEIPNQIIELLETHPKITQIIFNGQKAHSLYVKHFNKREDIIYRCLPSTSPANAKSNLENLIQQWCVIISD; encoded by the coding sequence ATGCGCAAAAGATCCTTTCTACCTTTAGTAAACTCTACCACAGAAATACTCATCCTTGGCTCTTTGCCCGGAGATAAGTCTTTGGCAGAAAATGAATATTATGCACACCCACAAAATCGATTCTGGAAAGTAATCACCTCTTTGTTTAATGCGCCGGAGCAAACAAATTATACGGAGAAGATAGATCTATTACTCAGAAATAACATTGGTCTTTGGGATGTTTGCGCAGAAGCCTCTCGTCCCGGCAGTATGGATCTAGCCATACAAAATGAAATTCCGAATCAGATTATCGAGTTGCTAGAAACCCACCCTAAAATCACACAAATTATTTTTAACGGGCAAAAAGCGCACAGTTTATACGTAAAGCATTTCAACAAAAGAGAGGACATTATTTACAGATGCTTACCTAGCACAAGTCCAGCCAATGCGAAAAGTAATCTTGAAAATCTAATTCAACAATGGTGCGTAATAATAAGTGATTAA